The Haloarcula laminariae genomic sequence GTCCGGAGGAGCTCGCGGCTCTCGTGGACGAAGGACAGCCCCACCGCGTCGTCGTCGGACTTGAAGCAGACCGTGCCACAGCCCTCGACGAGTCCGCGGAGCAGCTGGCGGTCGTAGTCGGCCAGGGTGTCCAGCCGGTAGCCCCCGGACTCGCCCTCGAAGGGGAGCCCGAGCGCGCCGCTGGCCCGCTCGCCGAGCGGCCCGACAACCTGGACCGTGTACTCCTCCTCCCGGCGGGTAATCGAGGTGTCGTGGGCGTAGGGGCGCTCGACGATGCGCTGGTCGGTCCGCTCGGCGCCGGCGATGGTCGCCAGCCGCCGGGCCGCCGTCTCGTCGGCCGTCCGAACGGTGACGCAGTTCTCGTCGCAGTCGCCGTCGCCAGCCAC encodes the following:
- a CDS encoding cobalamin biosynthesis protein, which gives rise to MSIETGPPGDMLAAHPETAYFWGRVAGDGDCDENCVTVRTADETAARRLATIAGAERTDQRIVERPYAHDTSITRREEEYTVQVVGPLGERASGALGLPFEGESGGYRLDTLADYDRQLLRGLVEGCGTVCFKSDDDAVGLSFVHESRELLRTVQSLLDEVPVVAPYDDPSEASSGYWFGVDDDAVPAVGEWLYEGSESSGLFAPSRRRKLRRSIERVR